The Amycolatopsis sp. DG1A-15b genome window below encodes:
- a CDS encoding CoA transferase — MPPAVRPLDGIKVVDLSRILAGPYCTQYLGEMGADVVKVEPPGHGDDTRGWGPPFVGEEAVYYLAANRNKRGIVLDLKSDRGREALRRLVADADVLVENFRPGTLEKWGVGYAELSALNPRLIHVSITGFGQTGPYRDRAGYDLVAQALGGVMSLTGEPDGAPAKVGLPVADLNAGTWAIIGVLMALQARHTTGRGQYLDVSLLDSQLAWHVYAAGAHFYDTPRPRRMGSAHPSIVPYQGYHVADGWLIIAVGSEKLWHAFCGVLGLDIASDPRFSSNALRAAHRDELNALLEPVLLTRPAAEWMKAFDAAGIPAAPINEIDDVYADPWAAAREQVVRLPHPTVGTYVGTGFPVKASDTPARPTSAPPTLGQHTAEVLAELGYSPEEIAGFLD; from the coding sequence ATGCCCCCTGCTGTTCGCCCGCTGGACGGGATCAAGGTCGTCGACCTCTCCCGCATCCTCGCCGGGCCGTACTGCACCCAGTACCTCGGCGAGATGGGCGCGGACGTGGTGAAGGTCGAGCCGCCGGGCCACGGCGACGACACCCGGGGCTGGGGGCCGCCGTTCGTCGGCGAGGAGGCCGTCTACTACCTGGCGGCGAACCGGAACAAGCGCGGGATCGTGCTCGACCTCAAGAGCGACCGCGGCCGCGAAGCCCTCCGGCGGCTGGTCGCGGACGCCGACGTCCTGGTCGAGAACTTCCGCCCGGGGACGCTCGAGAAGTGGGGCGTCGGGTACGCCGAGCTGTCCGCGCTCAACCCCCGGCTGATCCACGTGTCGATCACCGGGTTCGGGCAGACCGGGCCGTACCGGGACCGCGCGGGGTACGACCTGGTGGCGCAGGCCCTCGGCGGCGTGATGTCGCTGACCGGCGAGCCGGACGGCGCGCCGGCGAAGGTCGGGCTGCCGGTGGCCGACCTGAACGCGGGGACGTGGGCGATCATCGGCGTGCTGATGGCGTTGCAGGCCCGGCACACGACCGGCCGCGGCCAGTACCTCGACGTGTCCCTTTTGGACAGTCAGCTGGCCTGGCACGTGTATGCGGCGGGCGCGCACTTCTACGACACCCCGCGGCCGCGCCGGATGGGCTCGGCGCACCCGAGCATCGTCCCGTACCAGGGCTACCACGTCGCCGACGGCTGGCTGATCATCGCGGTCGGCAGCGAAAAGCTGTGGCACGCGTTCTGCGGGGTGCTCGGCCTGGACATCGCCTCCGATCCGCGGTTCTCCTCGAACGCTCTGCGCGCCGCGCACCGCGACGAGCTGAACGCGCTGCTGGAACCGGTGCTCCTGACCCGCCCGGCGGCGGAGTGGATGAAGGCGTTCGACGCGGCGGGCATCCCGGCGGCCCCGATCAACGAGATCGACGACGTCTACGCGGACCCGTGGGCGGCGGCGCGCGAGCAGGTGGTCCGGCTGCCGCACCCGACGGTGGGGACGTACGTGGGCACGGGCTTCCCGGTGAAGGCGTCGGACACCCCGGCCCGGCCGACGTCCGCCCCGCCGACCCTGGGGCAGCACACCGCGGAAGTGCTGGCCGAGCTGGGGTACTCGCCGGAAGAGATCGCCGGGTTCCTGGACTGA
- a CDS encoding DUF5937 family protein, producing the protein MFKLRVDAETVARTRFSPSLAAESLAWLKLAADAGRHPVFGDPGPLARAALSHPDVALLLDLLPRPGEVYTPDLLTPQPGTATRHRELLDEQIARIEATTQDEVEAQVLAHTQVHWTRPVPVAARRSVESGTLPRRLANGLARFWRDALAEDWAGLHAVLDRDITHRAQAIARHGVGGVLGSLHPTIGWAGDAITVVKPFDGEADVSGRELVLAPGVLSWPGTSIQIDVPGQVVLCYPAHGVGTGADHRPGRIAPVVGAARAALLADLEPARSTAELATRTGYSPGTVSYHLSALHRAGLVSKVRDGRYVLYRRTAQAAALLEGDVGG; encoded by the coding sequence GTGTTCAAGCTGCGGGTCGATGCCGAGACGGTGGCCAGGACACGGTTTTCCCCGTCGCTGGCGGCGGAGTCCCTCGCCTGGCTGAAGCTCGCCGCCGACGCGGGGCGGCACCCGGTGTTCGGTGATCCCGGCCCGCTCGCCCGCGCGGCGCTTTCCCACCCGGACGTCGCCCTGCTCCTGGACCTGCTGCCGCGCCCCGGCGAGGTCTACACCCCCGACCTGCTCACCCCGCAGCCCGGCACGGCGACCCGGCACCGGGAGCTGCTCGACGAGCAGATCGCGCGGATCGAGGCGACCACGCAGGACGAGGTCGAGGCCCAGGTGCTGGCCCACACGCAGGTCCACTGGACCAGGCCGGTGCCGGTCGCGGCCCGGCGGAGCGTGGAGTCGGGGACGCTGCCGCGGCGCCTGGCCAACGGCCTCGCCCGGTTCTGGCGGGACGCGCTGGCCGAGGACTGGGCCGGCCTGCACGCGGTCCTCGACCGGGACATCACCCACCGCGCGCAGGCCATCGCCCGGCACGGTGTCGGCGGGGTGCTCGGCAGCCTGCACCCCACCATCGGCTGGGCCGGTGACGCCATCACGGTCGTGAAGCCGTTCGACGGCGAGGCCGACGTCTCCGGCCGGGAGCTGGTCCTCGCGCCGGGCGTGCTCAGCTGGCCCGGCACCAGCATCCAGATCGACGTCCCCGGCCAGGTCGTCCTCTGCTACCCGGCCCACGGGGTCGGCACCGGCGCCGACCACCGGCCGGGCCGGATCGCACCGGTCGTCGGCGCGGCCCGGGCGGCGCTGCTGGCCGACCTCGAACCCGCGCGGTCGACCGCCGAGCTCGCCACCCGGACCGGGTACAGCCCGGGCACCGTCTCCTACCACCTGAGCGCGTTGCACCGGGCGGGCCTGGTCAGCAAGGTCCGGGACGGGCGGTACGTGCTCTACCGGCGGACCGCCCAGGCCGCCGCCCTCCTCGAAGGTGACGTGGGCGGGTAG
- a CDS encoding GntR family transcriptional regulator gives MTVDASGLESARHLLERSGTAERVAAILRQYITDGVFAPGERLSEPVISSALGVSRNTLRESFQLLAHERLAVHELNRGVFVRELTTEDIEDLYVVRRATECGALRRAAELSTVDLSVVERALRDGRTAAAAEDWPSVGTASIHFHQALADLAGSERLSATMRQVLAETRLFFVLNENTREFYEPFLDCHEKILRDLRRGRFDAAEAALDRYLRDAEVLLLELSAPETGNTTLNE, from the coding sequence GTGACAGTCGATGCCTCGGGACTGGAGAGCGCGCGGCACCTGCTCGAGCGCAGCGGCACGGCCGAACGGGTCGCCGCGATCCTGCGCCAGTACATCACCGACGGCGTCTTCGCCCCCGGTGAACGGCTGTCCGAGCCGGTGATCAGCTCGGCGCTCGGCGTCTCGCGCAACACCCTGCGCGAATCGTTCCAGCTGCTCGCCCACGAGCGGCTGGCGGTGCACGAGCTGAACCGCGGCGTGTTCGTGCGCGAGCTGACGACGGAGGACATCGAAGACCTCTACGTCGTGCGCCGGGCGACCGAATGCGGTGCCCTGCGGCGCGCGGCCGAGCTGTCCACAGTGGATCTTTCGGTGGTCGAGCGCGCGCTCCGGGACGGCCGGACGGCGGCGGCGGCCGAGGACTGGCCGTCGGTCGGCACCGCCAGCATCCACTTCCACCAGGCCCTCGCCGACCTGGCCGGCAGCGAGCGCCTGTCCGCGACGATGCGCCAAGTGCTCGCCGAGACGCGGTTGTTCTTCGTGCTCAACGAGAACACGCGCGAGTTCTACGAGCCGTTCCTGGACTGCCACGAGAAGATCCTGCGCGACCTGCGCCGCGGCCGGTTCGACGCCGCCGAGGCCGCGCTGGACCGCTACCTGCGTGACGCCGAAGTGCTGCTGCTCGAGCTCAGTGCACCGGAAACCGGGAACACCACGCTGAACGAGTAG
- a CDS encoding SDR family oxidoreductase, which translates to MGRLAGKVAVVFGGARGIGLATVKEFLAEGATVFASDIREPAEALDGYRHSIVDATDEAAVTAFVDRVIAEAGRIDVLFNNVGIHLGKSLVDTTLAEFDHIFALNVRAAFLGTRAVLPHMIEQQAGSIVTTSSNGGVMGRPGDPVYNATKHALVGLTKSIAVAHAHQGIRANTVNPGAIDTDMLRSTLASPEDFEAKQHQLVASTPAARVGEAWEVAKAVVFLASDESRFVNGVVLPIDGAKAAGAMPGNRYSLDFELGVR; encoded by the coding sequence ATGGGTCGGTTGGCCGGCAAGGTTGCGGTGGTCTTCGGCGGCGCGCGGGGCATCGGCCTCGCCACGGTGAAGGAGTTCCTCGCCGAGGGCGCGACGGTCTTCGCATCCGACATCCGCGAGCCCGCGGAAGCGCTCGACGGCTACCGCCACTCCATAGTGGACGCCACCGACGAGGCCGCCGTGACGGCGTTCGTCGATCGCGTGATCGCCGAGGCCGGCCGCATCGACGTGCTGTTCAACAACGTCGGCATCCACCTCGGGAAGTCCCTGGTGGACACCACGCTGGCCGAGTTCGACCACATCTTCGCGCTCAACGTGCGGGCCGCCTTCCTCGGCACCCGCGCCGTGCTGCCGCACATGATCGAACAGCAGGCCGGCAGCATCGTCACGACGTCGTCGAACGGCGGCGTGATGGGCCGCCCCGGCGACCCGGTGTACAACGCCACCAAGCACGCGCTGGTCGGGCTGACGAAGTCCATCGCCGTCGCGCACGCGCACCAGGGCATCCGGGCCAACACGGTGAACCCCGGCGCGATCGACACCGACATGCTGCGCAGCACCCTCGCCTCACCGGAAGACTTCGAGGCCAAGCAGCACCAGCTGGTCGCGAGCACGCCCGCGGCACGGGTCGGCGAGGCTTGGGAGGTCGCGAAGGCCGTGGTGTTCCTGGCGAGCGACGAGTCCCGGTTCGTCAACGGCGTCGTGCTGCCGATCGACGGCGCGAAGGCCGCGGGGGCGATGCCGGGCAACCGGTACAGCCTGGACTTCGAACTCGGCGTCAGGTAG
- a CDS encoding hydantoinase B/oxoprolinase family protein, producing MTVDPIVAGLFGNRLHSILAEQQNALVNTAFSAVVRESLDLACAVFDSRGEMIGQSVGGTPGHINAMATGMHHFVAAYPPETLEPGDVLLTNDPWQTAGQINDITVATPVFRSGRLVAWFASCCHAPDIGGRLVSAEAHEVFEEGLRLPILKFLRAGEVNADLERLIRANVRTPEETIGDLYAQVTGNEVGAASLLRLLDELGLDSLDEVAAEIMDRSERALRDALRALPDGTYTNEIVTDGFDDEEIALRVTATVDGDEIHLDFAGSSPQSRRGINVVLNYTRAYASFAVKAAISPEVPHNAGSFRPVHVTAPEGSVLNCLPPAPVASRHLIGHFLPSLLIGALPGTAIAPSADALWMTIWRGPGFMLNVFQTGGMGARRDKDGLSATGFPSGLRSTPTEVIETMAPLVQYARELRADSGGAGRWRGGLGQVTTMGALGVTSWSVNGNVDRVRAAASGVDGGSPGAPGRFGLRGGADLPAKSRVPLAPGSVVDVTLPGGGGYGPPSERPVAAVLADVVEGYVSVAAAREVYRVEVRYLGDPDALVRLPGDYAVDEEQTARLRAGQ from the coding sequence GTGACTGTCGACCCCATCGTCGCCGGGCTGTTCGGCAACCGCCTGCACTCGATCCTCGCCGAGCAGCAGAACGCGCTGGTCAACACGGCCTTCTCCGCGGTCGTGCGGGAGTCGCTCGACCTGGCGTGCGCGGTGTTCGACTCGCGCGGCGAGATGATCGGCCAGTCCGTCGGCGGCACGCCGGGGCACATCAACGCGATGGCGACCGGCATGCACCACTTCGTCGCGGCGTACCCGCCGGAGACCCTCGAACCGGGCGATGTGCTGCTCACCAACGACCCGTGGCAGACCGCGGGCCAGATCAACGACATCACGGTGGCGACCCCGGTGTTCCGGAGTGGCCGGCTGGTCGCGTGGTTCGCCTCGTGCTGCCACGCCCCGGACATCGGCGGGCGGCTGGTGTCCGCCGAAGCCCACGAGGTCTTCGAGGAAGGCCTGCGCCTGCCGATCCTGAAGTTCCTGCGCGCGGGTGAGGTCAACGCCGACCTCGAGCGGCTGATCCGGGCGAACGTCCGGACCCCGGAGGAGACCATCGGCGACCTGTACGCGCAGGTCACCGGCAACGAGGTCGGCGCGGCGAGCTTGCTGCGGCTGCTGGACGAACTCGGCCTCGACAGCCTGGACGAAGTCGCCGCCGAGATCATGGACCGCTCGGAACGGGCGCTGCGCGACGCGCTGCGGGCACTGCCCGACGGCACGTACACCAACGAGATCGTCACCGACGGCTTCGACGACGAAGAGATCGCCCTGCGCGTCACGGCCACTGTGGACGGTGACGAGATCCACCTCGACTTCGCCGGTTCGTCGCCGCAGAGCCGCCGCGGGATCAACGTCGTCCTGAACTACACGCGGGCGTACGCGTCGTTCGCGGTCAAGGCGGCGATCTCGCCGGAGGTGCCGCACAACGCCGGCTCGTTCCGGCCGGTGCACGTCACCGCGCCCGAGGGGTCGGTGCTGAACTGCCTGCCGCCGGCGCCGGTCGCGTCCCGGCACCTGATCGGGCACTTCCTGCCGTCGCTGCTGATCGGCGCGCTGCCCGGCACGGCGATCGCGCCGAGCGCGGACGCGCTGTGGATGACCATCTGGCGCGGGCCCGGGTTCATGCTGAACGTCTTCCAGACCGGCGGTATGGGCGCGCGCCGGGACAAGGACGGCCTGTCCGCCACGGGGTTCCCGAGCGGCCTGCGGTCGACGCCGACCGAGGTGATCGAGACCATGGCGCCGCTGGTCCAGTACGCGCGGGAGCTGCGCGCGGACTCCGGTGGCGCCGGCCGGTGGCGCGGCGGCCTCGGACAGGTGACCACGATGGGCGCACTCGGCGTGACTTCCTGGAGCGTCAACGGCAATGTCGACCGGGTACGGGCCGCGGCGTCCGGGGTGGACGGCGGGAGCCCCGGCGCTCCCGGTCGGTTCGGCCTGCGTGGCGGGGCGGACCTGCCCGCGAAGAGCCGCGTGCCGCTGGCTCCCGGGTCCGTTGTGGACGTCACGCTGCCGGGTGGTGGTGGGTACGGGCCGCCGTCCGAGCGGCCGGTGGCGGCGGTGCTCGCCGACGTCGTCGAGGGGTACGTCTCGGTGGCGGCGGCGCGCGAGGTGTACCGCGTCGAAGTGCGCTACCTCGGGGACCCGGACGCGCTCGTCCGGCTGCCCGGGGACTACGCGGTGGACGAAGAGCAGACAGCACGACTGAGAGCGGGGCAGTGA
- a CDS encoding hydantoinase/oxoprolinase family protein: MRIGVDIGGTFTDLCAVDATGIVAVGKVLTTHDEPARAVEEGLAALLPDLGVVEQVVHGTTLVTNALIERTGSRTALLATAGFRDVLEMRREHRYELYDLHLELPAPLVPRHLRFDVPERILADGSVHTGLDEEYVARLGRELADRGIEAVAVCFLHAFTNPAHERRVGEILAEVAPSLRVALSSEVVPEIREFERASTTVANVYVQDLTERYLRDLEQRLRRLGIGRAPHIMLSNGGLATVDTAARYPIRILESGPAGGALAAAAVGPDDLLAFDMGGTTAKLCLVAGGAPLVTHQFEVDRKYRLLPGSGLPVRVPVTDMIEIGVGGGSIARIDALGLLTVGPDSAGSEPGPACYGRGGTEPTVTDADLVLGYLDPGYFLGGGMRLDAGAARAVLREKIADPLGVSVEEAAWGIHTSVNEDMANAARVHAVERGHDPAKLPMYTFGGAGPVHGVGVARALGAPSVVAPPAAGVLSAAGFLTAPLAFDFVRSARAAVHDLTWEQVDALFAEMEAEGAALLAKSGVDDVTHHRVAEMRYTGQGYEIRVPVHDGPWPETLVDEFTRTYRALYRRTGPAVGVEVLNWRVVSSGPKPVVTLRLASSDAPGEARKGTRKAYFSPGGFVDTAVFGRYRLTPGTRVDGPAIVEERESTVVVPPGAHCVVRGDGALEVTV, encoded by the coding sequence ATGAGGATCGGCGTCGACATCGGTGGCACGTTCACCGATCTCTGCGCGGTGGACGCGACCGGGATCGTCGCCGTCGGCAAGGTCCTGACCACGCACGACGAGCCGGCCCGGGCGGTCGAGGAGGGCCTGGCCGCGCTGCTGCCGGACCTCGGCGTCGTCGAGCAGGTGGTGCACGGGACGACGCTGGTCACCAACGCCCTGATCGAACGCACGGGCTCGCGCACCGCGCTGCTGGCCACCGCCGGCTTCCGCGACGTCCTCGAGATGCGCCGCGAGCACCGGTACGAGCTCTACGACCTGCACCTCGAACTGCCCGCGCCGCTCGTGCCGCGGCACCTGCGGTTCGACGTCCCGGAGCGGATCCTCGCCGACGGGTCCGTCCACACCGGACTCGACGAGGAGTACGTCGCCCGGCTCGGCCGGGAACTGGCGGACCGCGGGATCGAGGCCGTCGCGGTCTGCTTCCTGCACGCCTTCACCAATCCCGCGCACGAGCGCCGGGTGGGCGAGATCCTCGCCGAGGTCGCGCCATCGCTGCGGGTGGCGCTGTCCTCCGAAGTCGTTCCCGAGATCCGCGAGTTCGAGCGGGCGTCGACGACGGTCGCCAACGTCTACGTCCAGGACCTCACCGAGCGGTACCTGCGCGATCTCGAACAGCGCCTGCGCCGGCTGGGGATCGGCCGCGCGCCGCACATCATGCTGTCCAACGGCGGGCTGGCCACGGTGGACACCGCGGCCCGGTACCCGATCCGCATCCTCGAGTCCGGCCCGGCCGGCGGTGCGCTGGCCGCCGCGGCAGTCGGGCCGGACGACCTGCTGGCTTTCGACATGGGGGGCACCACAGCCAAGTTGTGCCTGGTCGCCGGGGGCGCGCCCCTGGTGACGCACCAGTTCGAAGTGGACCGCAAGTACCGGCTGCTGCCCGGGTCCGGGCTGCCGGTGCGGGTGCCGGTCACGGACATGATCGAGATCGGCGTCGGCGGCGGCTCGATCGCCCGGATCGACGCGCTGGGCCTGCTCACCGTCGGCCCCGATTCGGCGGGGTCCGAGCCCGGCCCGGCCTGCTACGGCCGCGGCGGCACCGAGCCCACGGTCACCGACGCCGACCTCGTGCTCGGCTACCTCGACCCGGGCTACTTCCTCGGCGGCGGCATGCGCCTGGACGCCGGGGCCGCGCGAGCGGTGCTCCGCGAAAAGATCGCCGATCCGCTCGGGGTGAGCGTCGAAGAGGCCGCCTGGGGCATCCACACGAGCGTCAACGAAGACATGGCCAACGCGGCCCGGGTGCACGCCGTCGAGCGTGGGCACGATCCGGCGAAGCTGCCGATGTACACCTTCGGCGGGGCGGGCCCGGTGCACGGTGTCGGCGTCGCGCGAGCGCTCGGGGCGCCCTCGGTCGTCGCGCCGCCCGCCGCCGGGGTGCTGAGCGCGGCCGGGTTCCTCACCGCGCCGCTGGCGTTCGACTTCGTGCGGTCGGCTCGCGCGGCCGTCCACGACCTGACGTGGGAGCAGGTCGACGCGCTGTTCGCCGAGATGGAAGCCGAGGGCGCGGCGCTGCTGGCGAAGTCCGGGGTGGACGACGTGACGCACCACCGCGTCGCCGAGATGCGCTACACCGGGCAGGGCTACGAGATCCGCGTCCCGGTCCACGACGGGCCGTGGCCGGAAACGCTGGTCGACGAGTTCACCCGCACCTACCGCGCGCTCTACCGGCGCACCGGACCCGCGGTCGGCGTCGAGGTGCTGAACTGGCGGGTCGTTTCGAGCGGGCCGAAGCCGGTCGTAACCCTCCGCCTGGCCTCGTCTGACGCGCCGGGGGAGGCGCGCAAGGGCACGCGCAAGGCGTACTTCTCGCCGGGTGGATTTGTCGACACGGCGGTGTTCGGCCGGTACCGGCTGACCCCGGGGACCCGTGTCGACGGACCGGCCATCGTGGAGGAACGCGAGTCCACTGTGGTCGTCCCGCCCGGTGCGCACTGCGTTGTCCGGGGTGACGGCGCGTTGGAGGTGACAGTGTGA
- a CDS encoding thiamine pyrophosphate-binding protein has product MAVSGARELVDALEALGTEIVFGLPGVHNLPLWEALGETRIKLVGVRHEQTAGYAADGYARATGKLGVALVTTGPGAANTLGAVGEAMASAAPVLVIATDIPSTLRRPGVVRGVLHETSDQQAMFAPVTKGGFTVRAADQIGTTVHRAARLAQLPQSGPVYLGVPTDYLREQVPHRRPPAPHRKPDVDVPDLARAEAMLSDARHPLIWAGGGALRSGAGDAIGALAEKLAAPVITTFAARGLLPLDHPCLAPNPVHTPEVGELWDEADVVLAIGTDFDGLMTQNWRMPKPPALIAVNVDADDAAKNYPPDLTLVGDARSIVERLLPKQRAGLDDITLRLAGIGRRVRQRIRDEEPQAYDFLSTLDEVLPTDAVLVSDMCVAGYWVGGFHRVRAPRKLAYPMGWGTLGYGFPASLGAAAAGTGRAICITGDGGFLYGCGDLATLAQEQLPVTVVLVDDGGYGMLRYDQDREGLPHRGVDWDSPDFVGLARSFGVHADRVSGFGRAFRRLLGEFVESDEPNVLVVKAKLKPPLNTSPRWYRT; this is encoded by the coding sequence GTGGCTGTGAGTGGTGCTCGGGAGCTGGTGGACGCGCTGGAAGCGCTCGGAACGGAGATCGTCTTCGGCCTTCCGGGGGTGCACAACCTGCCACTGTGGGAGGCACTCGGTGAAACCCGCATCAAGCTCGTGGGCGTCCGCCACGAACAGACCGCCGGGTACGCCGCCGACGGCTACGCCCGCGCCACCGGCAAGCTCGGCGTCGCGCTGGTCACCACCGGCCCGGGCGCGGCGAACACCCTCGGCGCGGTCGGCGAGGCCATGGCGTCCGCGGCCCCGGTGCTGGTCATCGCCACCGACATCCCCTCGACGCTGCGGCGGCCCGGCGTCGTCCGCGGCGTGCTCCACGAGACGTCCGACCAGCAGGCGATGTTCGCGCCGGTCACCAAGGGCGGGTTCACCGTACGGGCCGCCGACCAGATCGGCACCACCGTCCACCGCGCCGCCCGGCTCGCGCAGCTGCCGCAGAGCGGCCCGGTCTACCTCGGCGTGCCCACCGACTACCTGCGCGAACAGGTGCCGCACCGCCGTCCGCCCGCCCCGCACCGCAAGCCCGACGTCGACGTCCCCGACCTCGCGCGGGCCGAGGCGATGCTGTCCGACGCGCGCCACCCGCTGATCTGGGCCGGCGGCGGCGCCCTGCGGTCGGGCGCGGGCGACGCGATCGGCGCGCTCGCCGAGAAGCTCGCCGCGCCGGTGATCACCACGTTCGCCGCCCGCGGCCTGCTCCCGCTCGACCACCCGTGCCTGGCGCCGAACCCGGTGCACACGCCGGAGGTCGGCGAGCTGTGGGACGAAGCCGACGTCGTGCTCGCCATCGGCACCGACTTCGACGGCCTGATGACGCAGAACTGGCGGATGCCCAAGCCACCCGCGCTGATCGCGGTCAACGTCGACGCCGACGACGCCGCCAAGAACTACCCGCCCGACCTGACGCTCGTCGGGGACGCGCGCTCGATCGTCGAGCGGCTGCTGCCGAAGCAGCGGGCCGGGCTCGACGACATCACGCTGCGGCTGGCCGGGATCGGCCGCCGCGTGCGCCAGCGGATCCGCGACGAGGAACCGCAGGCCTACGACTTCCTGTCCACTTTGGACGAGGTGCTGCCGACGGACGCGGTGCTCGTCTCGGACATGTGCGTCGCCGGGTACTGGGTCGGCGGCTTCCACCGGGTGCGGGCGCCGCGCAAGCTCGCCTACCCGATGGGCTGGGGGACCCTCGGCTACGGCTTCCCGGCGTCGCTCGGCGCCGCCGCGGCCGGCACCGGGCGCGCCATCTGCATCACCGGTGACGGCGGTTTCCTCTACGGCTGCGGCGACCTGGCGACGCTCGCGCAGGAGCAGCTGCCGGTCACGGTCGTCCTCGTCGACGACGGCGGGTACGGAATGCTCCGCTACGACCAGGACCGCGAAGGCCTGCCGCACCGCGGGGTCGACTGGGACAGCCCGGACTTCGTCGGCCTCGCCCGCTCCTTCGGGGTGCACGCCGACCGCGTCTCCGGCTTCGGGCGCGCGTTCCGGCGGCTGCTCGGCGAGTTCGTCGAGTCGGACGAGCCGAACGTGCTGGTCGTGAAGGCCAAGCTGAAGCCGCCGCTCAACACGTCGCCGCGGTGGTACCGGACATGA
- a CDS encoding FAD-binding oxidoreductase, with translation MTARGAGETSLPPMADCVVIGGGVIGLSCAFRLAEAGVHVLLLERGELGGGSTAKAAGGIRSSFTSRVNVELGLRGLAAYSAFSRDFGIEIDFRRDGYLYLVTDPADVPAFERCAELQREFGVRSHLLDPGEAKNVLPLVETDGLVAALWSPDDAKATPDAVVQGYARAARAHGAKLRTGVEVTGIERDGDALTGVVTTAGFVRTGAVVCAAGAWSGRVGELAGLDLPVRPFRRQVVFTGPVRGLPESVPLTIEMPSAFYFHREGPGLAMSFSEDDGVPGFDTRYEAGEWLPRLAGLAGRRIPAVLDAGVRTAWAGLYETTPDRNQIIGESVLLSRFFYATGFSGHGFQMGPAAGELIRDLYLRRRPAVDIAELDVRRFETVDTAPVEHNIV, from the coding sequence ATGACCGCCCGCGGCGCCGGGGAAACGTCCTTGCCACCGATGGCCGACTGCGTCGTGATCGGCGGCGGGGTGATCGGCCTCAGCTGCGCGTTCCGGCTCGCCGAAGCCGGCGTGCACGTGCTGCTCCTCGAGCGCGGCGAGCTGGGCGGCGGCTCGACGGCGAAGGCCGCGGGCGGCATCCGGTCGTCGTTCACCAGTCGCGTCAACGTCGAACTCGGCCTGCGCGGGCTGGCCGCGTACAGCGCTTTCTCGCGGGACTTCGGCATCGAGATCGACTTCCGCCGCGACGGCTACCTCTACCTCGTCACCGACCCGGCCGACGTGCCCGCGTTCGAACGCTGCGCCGAGCTCCAGCGCGAGTTCGGCGTCCGCAGCCACCTGCTCGACCCCGGCGAAGCGAAGAACGTGCTCCCGCTGGTGGAGACCGACGGCCTCGTGGCCGCGCTTTGGTCGCCGGACGACGCCAAGGCGACGCCGGACGCGGTCGTCCAGGGGTACGCGAGAGCGGCCCGCGCACACGGCGCGAAGCTGCGGACCGGCGTCGAGGTCACCGGGATCGAGCGCGACGGCGACGCGCTGACCGGCGTCGTCACGACGGCGGGGTTCGTCCGGACCGGCGCGGTGGTGTGCGCGGCCGGCGCGTGGTCGGGCCGGGTCGGCGAGCTGGCCGGGCTGGACCTGCCGGTGCGCCCGTTCCGGCGGCAGGTCGTGTTCACCGGGCCGGTGCGCGGGCTGCCGGAATCGGTTCCGCTCACCATCGAGATGCCGTCGGCCTTCTACTTCCACCGCGAGGGCCCCGGCCTGGCGATGTCGTTCTCGGAGGACGACGGCGTCCCCGGCTTCGACACGCGGTACGAGGCGGGCGAGTGGCTGCCGCGGCTGGCCGGGCTGGCGGGCCGCCGGATCCCCGCCGTGCTCGACGCCGGCGTCCGGACTGCCTGGGCCGGGCTGTACGAAACGACGCCGGACCGCAACCAGATCATCGGGGAAAGCGTCCTGCTGTCGCGGTTCTTCTACGCGACCGGCTTCTCCGGACACGGCTTCCAGATGGGCCCGGCCGCCGGCGAGCTGATCCGGGACCTCTACCTGCGGCGACGGCCGGCGGTGGACATCGCCGAGCTCGACGTCCGGCGGTTCGAAACCGTCGATACCGCACCGGTGGAACACAACATCGTCTAG